One Thermofilum pendens Hrk 5 DNA segment encodes these proteins:
- the cas2 gene encoding CRISPR-associated endonuclease Cas2: MIVIVAYDISDEDRRGRLRRYLRRLGLARVNRSVYAGPGTATTAELVAERAKEIVEEGDSVFVIVVREDEYQRAHVFDGRDYYIVSERKYEVY, from the coding sequence GACGAAGACAGGAGAGGCAGACTGCGCAGATATCTTAGGAGGCTGGGCCTCGCAAGAGTTAACAGAAGCGTCTACGCTGGGCCTGGAACAGCTACTACAGCAGAGCTCGTGGCAGAGCGAGCTAAAGAAATCGTTGAAGAAGGCGATTCGGTGTTCGTCATCGTTGTTAGAGAAGATGAATACCAGAGGGCACACGTATTTGACGGCAGAGATTACTACATCGTGTCGGAGCGAAAATACGAAGTATACTAG
- the cas1 gene encoding CRISPR-associated endonuclease Cas1, with protein sequence MRLLVLRGVDEVTVSSRSTVVIKSGNRVFERALRDVDAVLVVGSGIKISSSLPPVLALHGIPLSILAKGHVAVLLNPVGTKYNNYRALQYTLPKNKALAIALEYLKSRVRGMASIIRNRGGRLPALPEPPDPALYEDPARLESDIRSWEAAASNTLWDEVFKLLDPSAARELRERYGFAGRKPGHPDPLNKAISAMYAVLYTLSTKALVAAGLDPTYGFLHRTQYSVPLAFDYAEAFKPLAVEAALDLVNEEGLPTLSEDGDLDKDSLNKAMKRLYRYLSAKHRETGKTPYQQIHLKAFCLAKHLEGKCSREKLAFTWDKKRYIIHE encoded by the coding sequence ATGAGGTTGCTCGTGCTACGCGGCGTAGACGAGGTGACCGTGAGTAGCAGGAGCACGGTGGTGATCAAGTCCGGGAACAGGGTGTTCGAGCGGGCTCTCAGGGACGTCGACGCAGTCCTCGTCGTGGGCTCTGGGATCAAGATATCGTCCTCCCTCCCGCCCGTGTTGGCGCTCCACGGCATACCTCTCTCGATACTCGCGAAGGGGCACGTCGCTGTGCTACTGAACCCTGTCGGGACGAAGTATAACAACTACAGGGCCCTCCAGTACACGTTGCCGAAGAACAAGGCGCTCGCAATCGCGCTCGAATACCTCAAGTCCAGGGTGCGCGGAATGGCGAGCATAATCAGGAACCGCGGGGGAAGGCTCCCCGCGCTCCCCGAGCCTCCCGACCCAGCGCTCTACGAAGACCCGGCGAGGCTCGAATCGGACATAAGATCCTGGGAGGCCGCCGCCTCGAACACCCTCTGGGACGAGGTCTTCAAGCTACTGGACCCATCCGCGGCCAGGGAGCTCAGAGAGAGATACGGCTTCGCGGGGAGGAAGCCCGGGCACCCGGACCCCCTCAACAAGGCTATCTCCGCCATGTACGCAGTCCTCTACACGCTCTCGACGAAAGCACTCGTAGCCGCCGGGCTAGACCCCACCTACGGCTTCCTGCACAGAACCCAGTACAGCGTGCCGCTAGCGTTCGACTACGCCGAAGCCTTCAAGCCCTTAGCAGTGGAAGCCGCGCTGGACCTCGTAAACGAGGAAGGCCTCCCAACGCTGAGCGAAGACGGCGACCTCGACAAAGACTCCCTCAACAAGGCCATGAAGAGGCTCTACAGGTACCTCTCAGCCAAGCACAGGGAAACCGGGAAAACACCCTACCAGCAGATACACCTGAAGGCATTCTGCCTCGCAAAACACCTGGAAGGCAAGTGTAGCAGAGAAAAACTCGCCTTCACGTGGGACAAAAAGCGCTACATAATACACGAGTAA